One genomic window of Tenacibaculum tangerinum includes the following:
- the fahA gene encoding fumarylacetoacetase: MEITANNPNRKSWLTVAENSDFPIQNIPFGVFLTKDHIVTIGTRIGDYAIDLGALHQLGYFDGIPLTDDIFLQDTLNDFIADGRKTWRLVRNRIADIFDVKNSKLRDNAEHKEKIIFRMDEVEMQLPVSVGDYTDFYASKEHATNVGSLFRDPENALLPNWLQIPIGYHGRSSSIIPSGTPIRRPMGQQRPNEGETTPNFGPSKLLDFELEMAFITTVANDLGERIPIEEAEEYIFGLVLFNDWSARDIQAWEYVPLGPFLGKSFASTISPWIVTLDALEPFRVDNPKQVYEPLPYLKKEGKDSYDINLQMAIQPEGKEETVVCNSNFKYMYWTMVQQLTHHTVNGCPVNAGDMMGSGTISGPTQDSFGSMLELTWRGQNPIKMNDGSERKFINDYDTVIMRGYCKNEKVRIGFGECSGKILPAK; encoded by the coding sequence ATGGAAATAACTGCTAATAACCCGAATAGAAAGTCTTGGTTAACCGTAGCTGAAAACTCAGATTTCCCTATTCAAAATATACCTTTTGGGGTTTTTCTTACTAAAGACCATATTGTAACGATTGGTACAAGAATTGGTGATTATGCGATTGATTTAGGCGCCTTACATCAATTAGGATATTTTGATGGAATTCCGTTAACCGATGATATTTTCTTACAAGATACCTTAAACGATTTTATTGCTGATGGTCGCAAAACATGGCGCTTGGTTCGTAATAGAATCGCCGATATTTTTGATGTAAAAAATAGTAAGCTACGAGATAATGCCGAACATAAAGAAAAGATAATCTTTAGAATGGATGAAGTTGAAATGCAACTTCCTGTTTCTGTAGGAGATTATACCGATTTTTATGCTAGTAAAGAGCATGCAACTAATGTAGGAAGCTTGTTTAGAGACCCTGAAAATGCCTTGCTGCCAAACTGGTTACAAATTCCTATTGGATACCACGGAAGAAGTTCTTCAATCATACCGTCTGGGACTCCTATTCGCCGCCCAATGGGGCAACAACGCCCTAACGAAGGAGAAACTACCCCAAACTTTGGTCCTTCAAAATTATTAGATTTTGAATTAGAAATGGCATTTATCACTACCGTTGCTAACGATTTAGGAGAACGAATTCCTATTGAGGAAGCTGAAGAATATATCTTCGGATTGGTATTGTTTAATGATTGGTCTGCTCGCGATATTCAGGCTTGGGAATACGTGCCTTTAGGCCCCTTTTTAGGGAAGAGTTTCGCTTCAACAATTTCTCCTTGGATTGTAACTTTAGACGCACTTGAGCCTTTTAGAGTTGACAACCCTAAGCAAGTTTATGAACCATTACCTTACTTGAAAAAAGAAGGAAAAGACAGTTACGATATTAATTTACAAATGGCTATTCAACCAGAAGGAAAAGAAGAAACTGTGGTTTGTAACTCTAACTTTAAGTATATGTATTGGACTATGGTACAACAATTAACGCATCATACGGTAAATGGATGTCCTGTAAATGCAGGCGATATGATGGGTAGTGGTACTATTTCTGGACCCACTCAAGATAGCTTTGGGTCAATGTTAGAATTAACTTGGAGAGGTCAGAACCCTATCAAAATGAATGACGGTAGTGAGCGTAAATTCATCAATGATTACGATACCGTTATTATGCGTGGTTACTGTAAAAACGAAAAAGTTCGTATTGGTTTTGGTGAATGTTCTGGTAAAATATTACCCGCCAAATAA
- a CDS encoding serine hydroxymethyltransferase yields the protein MQKDHQIFDLIQEEKERQLHGLELIASENFVSDQVMEAQGSVLTNKYAEGYPGKRYYGGCEIVDIVEQIAIDRAKELFGAEYVNVQPHSGSQANTAVFAACLQPGDTILGFDLSHGGHLTHGSPVNFSGKLYNPVFYGVHKETGYIDYNHLEQQAKTHKPKLIIAGASAYSRDIDFKKFREIADSVGAILMADISHPAGLIAKGILSDPLPHCHIVTTTTHKTLRGPRGGMIMIGKDFENPFGEKLKSGKLKKMSTLINSAVFPGNQGGPLEHVIAAKAIAFGEALTDEFLEYQIQVKENAQAMAKAFVAKGYEIISGGTDNHCMLIDLRNKKITGKAAEEALGKAEITVNKNMVPFDTESPFVTSGIRVGTAAVTTRGLKEDDMETIVNLIDEALLNAENEEALEAVGEKVYDLMHNRRLFVM from the coding sequence ATGCAAAAAGATCATCAAATATTTGATTTAATTCAAGAGGAAAAAGAACGTCAACTACACGGTTTAGAGTTGATTGCTTCTGAAAATTTTGTTAGCGACCAAGTAATGGAAGCACAAGGATCCGTTTTAACTAATAAATATGCCGAAGGATACCCAGGTAAACGCTATTACGGTGGTTGTGAGATAGTTGATATCGTTGAGCAAATAGCTATTGATAGAGCTAAAGAATTATTTGGAGCTGAGTATGTAAACGTACAACCACACTCTGGTAGCCAGGCAAATACAGCAGTTTTTGCGGCTTGTTTACAGCCTGGAGATACTATTTTAGGATTCGACTTATCTCACGGGGGACATTTAACCCACGGTTCACCAGTAAATTTTTCAGGTAAATTATACAATCCCGTATTTTATGGAGTACATAAAGAAACAGGATATATCGATTATAACCACTTAGAGCAGCAGGCCAAAACGCATAAACCTAAGCTAATCATTGCAGGAGCTTCAGCGTATTCACGTGATATAGATTTTAAAAAGTTTAGAGAGATTGCCGATAGCGTAGGAGCTATTTTAATGGCTGATATTTCTCATCCAGCAGGTTTAATAGCAAAAGGAATTTTGTCTGACCCGTTACCACACTGTCATATTGTAACTACAACAACGCACAAAACCTTGCGTGGACCTCGTGGTGGTATGATTATGATAGGAAAAGATTTTGAAAATCCATTCGGAGAAAAATTAAAATCAGGAAAATTAAAGAAAATGTCAACCTTGATTAATTCTGCGGTATTCCCAGGAAACCAAGGCGGTCCTTTAGAGCATGTTATTGCAGCTAAAGCGATTGCTTTTGGAGAAGCGTTGACTGATGAATTTCTAGAATATCAAATTCAAGTAAAGGAGAATGCACAGGCAATGGCAAAAGCTTTTGTAGCTAAAGGATATGAAATAATCTCTGGAGGTACAGACAACCATTGTATGTTAATTGATTTACGCAATAAAAAGATTACGGGTAAAGCTGCTGAAGAAGCTTTAGGAAAAGCAGAAATTACCGTAAACAAAAATATGGTTCCGTTTGATACAGAATCGCCATTTGTAACTTCTGGTATTCGTGTGGGTACTGCAGCAGTTACTACACGTGGTTTAAAAGAAGACGATATGGAAACAATCGTTAATTTAATCGATGAAGCATTGCTAAACGCAGAGAACGAAGAAGCATTAGAAGCAGTAGGAGAGAAAGTATACGATTTAATGCATAACAGACGTTTATTCGTAATGTAA